CGAAGGCGCCGGATCACCGAGATCCCGTCCATGCCCGGCATGTCGAGGTCCAGGACGAGGACGTCCGGTACGTGGTCACGTACCGAGGTCAGGGCCTGGGCCCCGGAGCCGACCGCGTCCACGACCGCCAGGTCCGCTGCGGCGTCCAGGACCCCGCACAGCCCGGCCCGGACGATCTCCTCGTCGTCGGCGAGTACGACTCTGATCACCATCCGTGTCCTCCTCGTCGTTTCCATCGTCCTCGTCGGCCTCGTCTTGCGTCGCCGCTCATCCGCCGCTCCCGGTGGCGGCCCTGAGCACGGCCCGGACGCGGTAGCGGCCCGTCCCGTCGGGGCCCGCGTCGAGCGTGCCGCCGACGCTGCGCATCCGTGCGCGCATCCCGGTCCCGCCCAGGCCTCCGGAGCCGCCCGGGGGCGCCGCCGTCATGCCCGGGATCCCGGGCAGCGGGTTGCTGATCTCGATCACCAGGTCCCGGCCGTCGGCGGCTTCGGAGATCCGTACCGTGGCCGCGCGGCCGGGTGCGTGCCGGGCCGCGTTGGTCAGGCCCTCCTGCACCACGCGGTAGAGCGCCGCCTGTTTGAGCGGGCCCAGAGCATGGGCCCGGTCGCAGACCTCCAGGTCCACGGGGGTGCCCGCAGCACGGCAGTTGGCGGCGAGGGCCGCCAGGGCGGCCACCCCCGGGGCCGAGGCGCCGTCCCTCCGGGACAGCACCAGGTCGCCGAGCTGCTCGTGCGCCTCGCGGGCGAGCCCGGCGAGCACCTCGTAGCCCTCCTTGGCCTCGGCGTCGCCGTGCCGGGTGGCCATGAGCCGGGCCCGCAGTGCCAGGAGGGTGAGCGAGTGGCCGAGGAAGTCGTGCGCGTCCTGGGCGATGCCGCTGCGTTCACTCCGTACGGCCTCCCGCACATCGCGGTCGGACCGCTCCCGGGCGTGCACCGCCACGTGATGCCCGCGCCCCACCGCGAGCCCGAGCGCGAGGGGCAGCAGCCCCAGCAGGAGGTGGTGGCTCGCCCACCGGATCTGCGTCGCCGCCATCGCGGCTGCCGGCAGCAGGTCAGGGCACGCCCACAAAGCGATCAGGAGGGCTCCGTACACCGAGAAGGCGGCACAGGCGGCACGTTCACCGCGGAAGCGGGCGACGGCGTAGATCGCGAACAGCATCGGGGCCACCTCACCGGCGAGGACGAGCACGACGGCCGCGGCGCCCACGGTGGCCCACCGCAGGCGCCGCCGCAGCAGCAGGCTCACCGCCCCGAGGACGTACAGGGTCAGGGTCGCCGCGACGCCGAGGTGCGCTCCGGGCCGCCACCGGGCGGCGAGGTCCGGGAGTACGGCCACGAGGCATCCGGCGACGGCGGCCAGGTCGCCCGCGGTCGCGTTTCGAGTCCTTCGAGTCCTTCGAGTCCACCCGCGCAGGCTGCGACCGGACACATCCGGACATGTCATCTCTCTCACTCGCACACATCCTACACGCTTACATGCATCCTTAGATACAAGTTCGCCACGCGGTGGATGTGGTGAAAATTGTGCCACTCTCGCACGCATGTCATGATCACGAACAAATGGCCGATATGCCGGAACCATCCGCTATATCACCGGCCTTGTTCTTCGGATGTGTGGGGTGTGGTTGTGTCGCAAGCGTCATCGGGGGGACCGGGGGTACCAGGCGAAGAGATACCTCGGGTGCCCGTCCCTCCACCGTCCGCCCCCGCGCCGCCGGAATTCGTCATACGGCCTTACCGCAGCCCCCTCGTCCTGGACCCGCTCTTCCGCGAGGACGCCGACACCGCTTCCCTCCCCGCGTGGCGGGACCCGGCCCCCGGCCCCGCCACCGCCGCCGCACCGGGCGGCGCCGCCGGGGCGCGGCCGCCCGTCCCCCACCCGGTCCTTCCCGTACGCATACCGGATCCCGACCTCGCCGAACGGCCCGCGCGTGCCTGTTCCGGCTGGTGGGCGGTGCTCGTCCTGCTCCTCTGCGGCGCCGGAGCCGTCTTCGTGGTCCGCCACGAACCCCTGCGCCTCTCCACCACACCGGCCGACGCGTGGCCCGTCGGCGCCCTGGCCGGCTGTGCGGTCGCCGCGCTGCTCGCCCTCACGGGGCTGCGGCGCGGCCGTGTCGGGCACGCCCGGGTGCTGACCCTCTTCGGCCGCTACCGGGGCACGGTCCGGCGGACCGGTCTCCTCTGGCACAGCCCGCTGCCGTCCCGCGCGCGGATCGACGTACGCCTGCGGCACTGGCGCAGCGATCCGCTCCCGGTGGTCGACTCCGAGGGCACCTCGCTCCGCGTGGTCGTCCTCGTCGTGTGGCGGGTCAAGGACACCGCCCGCGCCCTGCTCTGCGTCGATGACCACGCCTCCTACCTGCGCGAACAGGTGGAATCCGGCACGGCCCGGGTGCTCTCGCGGCTACCGGCCGACTCCTTCGCACCGGGGGACGGCGCCGAGCCCGGGGGAACCCTGCGCGACACCGAGGCCCTCGGATCCGAACTGACCCGGGTGCTGGCCGCCGAGGCGCGGGCCGTCGGCATCCAGGTCTTCTCCGCCCACCCCGTGCACATCGACTACGCCCCGGAGGTCGCCGCCGCGATGCAGCGCCGCCGCGTCGCGGCCATCGACGCACGGCACCGCGACTCCGTCCTCACCTCCGTCATCGACGCGGTCGACGAAACCGTCCACCGCATGTCCGACCGCGGACTCGTGAGCCTGGACGACTACGAACGCAAGGCCCTGGTCAAGGACTTGACCGTGGCCTTCTACACGGCACGCGGTACGGCCGCCGACGCCCGCTGACGCTTCGGCACCGCCGGACCAGCGCACACCACCACCGCCACAACCCACAACCCACAATCCGAGGAGAAGGATCCCGCATGCCCGCACCCCGATTCACCGACGACATACCCACGGACTGCACTTGCGCGGGCTGCGCCACCACGGGCCCCGGCTCCGGGGCCGAGTCCTGGTACCGCAGCTGCCGCCCCGTGCGCGGGGCCGTGGTCGCGGCCGTCGGGGCCACCCTGCTGATCGGCGCGGGCGCCGGGAGCGCCGCGGCCGAACCTGCGCCCGCCGGGGCGGGCTGGGACGGGTCGAAGTACTGGTACAAGGACGGCTCGGGCTGGTGGCGCTGGACCTCGCACTACGACAAGTACGTCGCCCACAGCGGCCGTACGGACAGCCCGGCGCCGTCCACCGCACGGACCGGGGAGCCGACCTTCCGGGGCCGGGCCGGCTGGGACTCCACGGACCGCGTCTACTGGTACCAGGACCGGACGGGCTGGTGGCGCTGGACGAGCCACCGCGACAAGTACGAACGCAACACGGGTGGTTCGGGCGGCTCGGGCGGCTCGTCGACCCCCTCCGGAGGCTCCTCGGGCTCCGGCACCCCCGTACGCCAGGGCACCGAGTCCGCCATCGCCTTCGCCAACTCGCACCTCGGCGACCCGTACGTCTGGGGCGGCAACGGCCCCCACGGATGGGACTGTTCCGGCCTGGTCCAGGCTGCGTACCGCAGTGCCGGGATCAACCTCCCCCGGGTCGCCGACGACCAGTACCGGGCCACCACCCCCATCTCCCGGTCCGAACTGCGCCGCGGCGACCTGGTGTTCTGGAGCTCCGACGGCTCCGCCTCCGGCATCCACCACGTGGCCGTCTACCTGGGCGACTCCCGGTACCTGGAGGCCCCCCGCCCCGGCAAGCAGGTCCGGATCTCCACCTTCGACGCCTACAACCCGAACCTCTACGGCCGGGTCCGCTGACCGAGCCTGACGATCCCTCAGGTCTGAGGCCTGCGCAGGAGCGGGGGCGCCGGGTGGGACAAGGGGCTGGCGGCGGTGGGGTTCAGGCCGTCCATGAGCAGGGTCACGTACCGCCGCCAGCCGTCCTCGGCCGGGTCCATGGTCCACAGGACGCTGACGAGCATGCTCATGATGCGCTTGAGGTCGTCGGGCACGAGGTCCGCCGGGCCGCCGTCAGCAAGTGGTGCTCGGCGGCGGCCAACGTCAGGGCGGCTTCGATGGCGCCAGTCAGACCCCGGAGGAGGGCGGCCTTGTCCGGGAACCGGCGGAAGAGCGTCGCGATCCCGACGCCTGCCCGCCGGGCGTTCCGTCAACGGGGCGGGCAGATCTCGGCCGGCAGGCCGTTGGGAAGCCCGTCCCGCTCGTCGTCCGTCAGGTCACGGCCGAGGACCGCACACAGGTGGCGCTTCCACAGGGATGGGTCGAGGCGGAGCAAGGAGAGGCGCCCTCCTGACACAGGCGCGCGCAGGAGCGCCTTGCCGCCGTTGGCCGTTGCCAGGAAGCCCTGGTCCGACGCGAATTCGTACGTCTCCCGGTATCCGGGATCGTCGGCTTTGAGGAAGCGTACGGAACTCTTGTTGGCCAGGAAGAATCCCGCGCCCCTGGTGAGTCCCGCCGCCCACCGGTCCTCCTTCAGCGGCCCGAGCGGGCCCGCCACTCTCTTCGGTGCCTGCCCGGGACCGCGTACCGACCACAGCTCCACCATGCCGCCCTTGGTCATCACCGCCACATAGCGCGGATCGGTCAGGAACACGGCCACGTTCAGATCGTCGCCGAGACGAATCCGAAGTCCCTTGTTCTCCTTGCCTGTTTTCAGATCGATGGCGTGCACCTCCGGCTCGCCACCCACGGTGACGCTGACATACCCCGGCTCGGGGTGGCGGCCCACGAAGTAGTCCGGTTTGTCCTTCGTGGTGAGCCGCAGGTCACGCAGGTCGAGAGGCTCGGACAGGCGGCGTCCCGCGCGAGCGTCCCAGTGCTCGACGTGCGTGCCGGAGACGGTCACAAGCTGGTCGTCGTCATGGAAGATGAACTGCAGCAGGGCCGACTTCCCGTTCTTGTCGACGGGCGGCTGCGCCGTGGTGAACTCTGCCACTCGACGCAGCGAGGGCAGCTCGTGGACCGTGATCCGGTTCCGGTCCGAGACGTCCGCCACCAGGGTCTGGGCCTTGTTGACCTGGATTTGCTGCTTCGCGTCCGGGGGTGTCCCGGCGTCGTTGTGCACCGAGGCGAGGACTCGTTCCTCACCTTCCGTCTCCACGACGCGCAGGGTGTCGCCCTTCTCGCCCATGCGGACCACCATCGTGCTTCCGTCTCCGAGCAGGGCGGGAGGGCTGTA
This is a stretch of genomic DNA from Streptomyces sp. NBC_00536. It encodes these proteins:
- a CDS encoding C40 family peptidase, producing the protein MPAPRFTDDIPTDCTCAGCATTGPGSGAESWYRSCRPVRGAVVAAVGATLLIGAGAGSAAAEPAPAGAGWDGSKYWYKDGSGWWRWTSHYDKYVAHSGRTDSPAPSTARTGEPTFRGRAGWDSTDRVYWYQDRTGWWRWTSHRDKYERNTGGSGGSGGSSTPSGGSSGSGTPVRQGTESAIAFANSHLGDPYVWGGNGPHGWDCSGLVQAAYRSAGINLPRVADDQYRATTPISRSELRRGDLVFWSSDGSASGIHHVAVYLGDSRYLEAPRPGKQVRISTFDAYNPNLYGRVR
- a CDS encoding sensor histidine kinase is translated as MAVLPDLAARWRPGAHLGVAATLTLYVLGAVSLLLRRRLRWATVGAAAVVLVLAGEVAPMLFAIYAVARFRGERAACAAFSVYGALLIALWACPDLLPAAAMAATQIRWASHHLLLGLLPLALGLAVGRGHHVAVHARERSDRDVREAVRSERSGIAQDAHDFLGHSLTLLALRARLMATRHGDAEAKEGYEVLAGLAREAHEQLGDLVLSRRDGASAPGVAALAALAANCRAAGTPVDLEVCDRAHALGPLKQAALYRVVQEGLTNAARHAPGRAATVRISEAADGRDLVIEISNPLPGIPGMTAAPPGGSGGLGGTGMRARMRSVGGTLDAGPDGTGRYRVRAVLRAATGSGG
- a CDS encoding WD40 repeat domain-containing protein → MSADGAVTLATTEGGRATVFIRTAKGGVRQEQLALAANVLSPVVSQDGKRIAYLREADGVVVWHDVTPSGKQLLGPPHPLRGGEITHFTFSALEGSSKIMGFSPDARRLVGVSSKGAGAPTQEAVRVWDLDTGGLRILPQQVTGVQEVWFGPDGNTLVAARIVGEAKLESSVASVDIRTGTLRELAKGTAWSGTAVSGDGSVVIACQDKLTNPETKEARYQAVRVADGQVLSTFSRGADSSCTDATVDRAGEHFAVEARGSDWTLVDTRQGAKAQPFLGPDLDYSAVIAGLPLLGTSSEPTLVTRGKNAVTGWGLAEDDGVAAYSPPALLGDGSTMVVRMGEKGDTLRVVETEGEERVLASVHNDAGTPPDAKQQIQVNKAQTLVADVSDRNRITVHELPSLRRVAEFTTAQPPVDKNGKSALLQFIFHDDDQLVTVSGTHVEHWDARAGRRLSEPLDLRDLRLTTKDKPDYFVGRHPEPGYVSVTVGGEPEVHAIDLKTGKENKGLRIRLGDDLNVAVFLTDPRYVAVMTKGGMVELWSVRGPGQAPKRVAGPLGPLKEDRWAAGLTRGAGFFLANKSSVRFLKADDPGYRETYEFASDQGFLATANGGKALLRAPVSGGRLSLLRLDPSLWKRHLCAVLGRDLTDDERDGLPNGLPAEICPPR